A single window of Anopheles moucheti chromosome 2, idAnoMoucSN_F20_07, whole genome shotgun sequence DNA harbors:
- the LOC128304954 gene encoding zinc finger HIT domain-containing protein 2, producing the protein MNEQVCKICGTKEAKYNCPRCNMMYCSVQCYKAQQHVECSEGFYRENVVQELALRKADADAAQSSKTMLEILQRVEQMDSMQDEDSSTDAASDLEGPDQQLDSDDEAQEVELANRLKGIDLDNAAEVWDRLTDGEKEEFQRFLENGDIAKMLPVPNIWWAKEYKVDLVQAAEEPSEQEQKMFKDCPKISTNIAKLSDILPDAPSPTVRHNIANVLAAYSFVYRYFLGDIHEDALETVDCMLGICVNLKKSGIFDSALMAVTSVVSECCNEQLPTDHETLGVLKTDVQTLFTGPKGCGKKYSRLFLLSALSDVRTLLSNAKRELKSVDKKTEESHKIKSDRIQTDGANLKHANAPLLRSCVKKIEFYLAYARSSYFES; encoded by the exons ATGAATGAACAGGTTTGCAAAAT CTGTGGCACCAAAGAAGCAAAGTATAACTGCCCAAGATGCAACATGATGTACTGTTCCGTTCAGTGCTACAAAGCACAGCAGCATGTGGAATGCTCGGAAGGCTTTTACCGCGAGAATGTCGTACAGGAGCTAGCACTACGGAaagctgatgctgatgctgcacAGTCTAGCAAAACTATGCTGGAAATACTGCAGCGAGTAGAACAAATGGATTCAATGCAGGACGAAGACTCATCAACAGATGCCGCATCCGATCTTGAAGGTCCAGACCAACAGCTTGATTCGGACGATGAAGCACAGGAGGTAGAGCTGGCGAACAGACTGAAGGGAATCGATTTGGACAATGCAGCGGAAGTGTGGGATCGATTGACCGATGGCGAAAAGGAAGAGTTTCAACGGTTTCTCGAGAATGGAGATATTGCGAAAATGTTGCCCGTTCCAAACATTTGGTGGGCGAAGGAATACAAAGTAGATTTAGTTCAGGCGGCCGAAGAACCATCAGAACAGGAGCAAAAGATGTTTAAAGATTGTCCAAAAATATCGACCAACATCGCTAAGCTTTCGGACATCCTACCAGATGCACCTTCGCCAACGGTGCGACATAACATTGCCAATGTGCTAGCGGCATATTCATTCGTGTACCGGTACTTCCTGGGAGATATTCATGAAGATGCGCTAGAAACAGTCGACTGTATGCTCGGAATATGCGTTAATCTTAAGAAAAGCGGCATCTTCGACTCAGCCCTTATGGCCGTAACGTCCGTGGTCAGTGAGTGCTGCAATGAACAACTCCCGACGGACCATGAAACTTTGGGCGTACTAAAAACGGACGTTCAAACGTTGTTCACGGGCCCGAAAGGATGTGGTAAAAAGTATAGCAGACTATTCCTTCTTTCAGCCTTATCCGACGTACGTACCCTGTTGAGCAATGCTAAACGAGAGCTGAAAAGTGTAGATAAAAAAACCGAAGAAAGTCATAAAATTaaatcggatcggattcaAACGGACGGGGCCAATCTGAAGCACGCAAATGCTCCGTTGCTGAGAAGTTGTGTGAAAAAAATAGAGTTTTACCTAGCGTACGCTCGCTCTTCGTATTTCGAATCGTAA